From a single Apium graveolens cultivar Ventura chromosome 2, ASM990537v1, whole genome shotgun sequence genomic region:
- the LOC141690830 gene encoding uncharacterized protein LOC141690830, whose protein sequence is MDGASNGDGAGTGIELISLEAHKIRRATHLAFHATNNDVEYEALINGLKLALEMKINGAYQAKGLRTKIYLKCAQRIIARFNEVRLELIPCGQNEGADELAKLGSRREATLLGVVPLDIQRQPSVPEHEVGSLSDDLSSTWMTLILA, encoded by the exons ATGGATGGGGCCTCCAATGGAGATGGGGCAGGAACTGGAATTGAGCTCATCAGCCTAGAAGCTCACAAAATCAGACGTGCAACCCATCTGGCCTTCCATGCAACCAATAATGATGTTGAATATGAAGCCTTGATCAACGGTCTCAAACTAGCTTTGGAAATGAAG ATAAACGGGGCGTATCAAGCTAAGGGTCTGAGAACGAAGATTTACCTGAAGTGTGCACAGAGGATAATCGCGAGGTTTAACGAGGTGAGGCTGGAGCTGATCCCGTGCGGGCAGAATGAAGGCGCGGATGAGCTAGCTAAACTTGGATCGCGCCGCGAGGCCACTCTGCTAGGGGTCGTGCCCCTTGATATTCAGAGGCAACCTAGTGTTCCCGAGCACGAGGTGGGAAGCCTCAGTGATGACCTCAGCTCTACATGGATGACACTTATCTTGGCTTAG
- the LOC141690816 gene encoding NADP-dependent malic enzyme-like, producing the protein MLFTSKKLIEPIKPYSLIQGRTVFASGSPFDPVKYNDQLFIPGQANNAYIFPGLGLGLVMSGAIRMHDEMLLVASEALACQVTQEHYDKGMTFPPFSNIRTISANIAAKVAAKAYDLGLETRLPRPEDLVKFAESCMYSPNYRIYR; encoded by the exons ATGTTATTTACTTCAAAGAAACTCATTGAACCAATAAAACCTTATTCCTTAATACAGGGCCGCACAGTGTTTGCCAGTGGAAGTCCATTTGACCCTGTGAAATATAATGACCAACTTTTCATTCCTGGCCAG GCAAATAATGCATATATCTTTCCTGGACTTGGACTTGGTTTGGTTATGTCTGGTGCAATCCGCATGCACGATGAAATGCTTCTTGTAGCTT CTGAAGCTTTGGCCTGTCAAGTAACACAGGAACACTATGATAAGGGAATGACATTCCCACCATTTTCTAATATCAGAACAATATCCGCTAACATTGCAGCTAAAGTTGCTGCTAAAGCATATGATCTTG GCTTGGAAACACGTCTTCCTCGACCAGAAGATCTGGTCAAGTTTGCTGAAAGCTGCATGTATAGTCCCAACTATCGCATTTACCGGTGA